In the genome of Fusobacterium perfoetens, the window ACATCTTGTTAATTTTGACGAAGCAATGAGAAGACAGATGATTTATAAAACAGAAGAGGGAAGAGCTTACCTTGAAAAGAAAGAAGGAGACACTCACCATGCTAAAGGTTGTCAGTGTTGTTCACATGAAAATTCATCCCTTGAAAGTCTTGAAAAGGGAAAAAGAGTCCCTGTAAGAGAACAAGATCCAAAAATAAGAGCTACAAATTTTGATGAGGTAACTTTTGGATATACTTTAGAAGAAGCACAAAAAGAAGCTGCAAGATGTCTTAACTGTAAAAATCCTCTTTGTATGAAAGGTTGTCCTGTTTCAATAGACATTCCTTCTTTTATACAAAAAATTAAAGAGGGGGATATAAAAGAAGCTGGCAGAATACTTACAAAATATACTTCTCTTCCTGCTGTTTGTGGAAGAGTCTGCCCTCAGGAAACACAATGTGAAGGAAAATGTGTTTTAGGAATAAAAGGAGAACCTGTTGCAATAGGAAAACTTGAAAAATTTGTAGGAGATTATCTTCTTGAACATGATTTTGAAGTTGAAAAACCTGAAAAAAATAATCATAAAGTTGCCGTTATAGGAAGTGGCCCTGCTGGACTTACTGTTGCAGGAGATCTTGCTAAGATGGGATATGATGTCACTGTTTTTGAGGCACTTCATAAAACAGGAGGAGTTCTTACTTATGGAATTCCAGAATTCAGACTTCCTAAAGAGAAAATTGTTCAAAAGGAAATTGAAAACATAAAAAAATTAGGTGTACATTTTACTACAAATGAAATTGTAGGAAAAACTTTTACTATAGATAATCTTCTTGATGAAAAAGAATTTGAAGCTGTATTTATAGGAAGCGGAGCTGGACTTCCAAAATTTATGGGTATTCCTGGAGAAAATTTTAATGGTGTCTTTTCTGCCAATGAATTTCTTACAAGAGTAAATCTTATGAAAGCTTATCTTGATGAATATAATACACCTGTAAAAGCAGGAAAAAAAGTAGCTGTTATAGGTGGTGGAAATGTTGCAATGGATGCTGTAAGAACTGCAAAAAGACTTGGAGCAGAAGCTCACATTGTTTACAGAAGAAGTGAAAAAGATTTTCCTGCAAGAGCTGAAGAAGTACATCATGCTAAAGAAGAAGGAATTATAATTGATGCTCTTACTCTTCCAAAAGAAATTCTTGCTGATGAAAATGGAAATGTTATAGGAATGAAATGTATTCACACAAAACTTGGAGAACCTGATTCTTCAGGAAGAGCTTCTTTTATTGAAATACCTGATTCTGAATTTATTATGGAAACAGATACTGTTATTATGGCTCTTGGAACTGCACCAAATCCATTAATATCTTCTACTACCAAAGGACTTGACATCAATAAATGGAAATGTATTGTCGCTGATGAAAATGGTAAAACTTCAAGAGAAGGAGTTTTGGCAGGAGGAGATGCTGTTTCAGGTGCAGCAACTGTAATTCTTGCTATGGGGGCTGGAAAAAAAGCTGCTCAGGCTATTAATGAATATATTAAAAATAAAAAATAATATAAAAATAAAGACAGTTGTAAGTTCATATACACAACTGTCTTTATTATTTTTTCCAAAATTTTATCAAAACAATAGTTGACTAAAATAGTATATAATGATATAATTATAGTGTAATATTTAAACTTAAATTTTTTAAGGAGGATAAAATGGGAATTGAAACAAATCTAAAATATATGACAAAAGAATATGAGGAAGAAACATTAAAATTAGAAAGACTTAATAATTTTATTAAAAGTGATGAATTTAAAACTTCTACAGATGATACTCAAAAAAGAATTATCACTGAAAAAGCTACTCTTTTAACAGATTATATTGCTAAATTAAAAGAACAAATTGATTACGATAAAAAAATTCTAGATGAAAACGATGTTTGTATATCTCCTGATGGAAATTATGATAACATTGGAAAATGCTGTAAAAGATAACCACAGACAAAAAGGCTATTATAAATCAATTATTTTATAAAAATATAAATATTTTTATATTTTTATCATCTATTACTTATTAACTTTTAAATTATTTTGAAGACTGAAAGAAAATTGAAAATCTTTCAGTCTTTCTTTATATTCTATTTTATCCAATAAAAGTTATATTTTTAAAATGATAAATGGCTCACACTTTCTCCTTTAATAAAATCAAATTCAATTTTTTGTATTTTAGGAATAGGAATATTATTAATTAATTTTATAATACTATATGCAGCCTCTTTACCTGTTTTTTCATTGTCAAATTTAATAGTAGTTAACCTTGGAGAAATAATCTCAGAAACCTTATACCCTCCAAATCCAGCTATTGAAATATCTTTTGGGATATTAAAACCACAAGAATGAATAGCTTTTATAGCACCAAATGCCATATTATCTGTAGCAGATATGATACAATCAGGTTTGTTATTCTTTAAATATTCTAATATAAGTTTTTCAGTAGTTTCAAAGGTAAAATCACTTTTTATCTCGGTGATATTCACATCGTATTTAGCTAGCACCTTAAAGACAGCATCTCTTCTATTTTTACCAACCATTATATCTTTTTCATCTACTCCAATATATAGAATATTTTTTAATCCAGATTTCCCTATATAATCACCCATCTTTTTTCCAGCAGCACTTTCATGATTAACTATAGAAAAACCATTACTACATATTTGTCCTACAAAAACAGTAGGTATTTTAGTTCTTTTTATAAAATCTTTATGTTGCTGTGTAACTTCTGTAGCAATAACTATTATAGCTTCAACATTTAAACGCCATAAGTTTTCAAGATTTGCCTTTTCTAATTCAATGTTATGATTAGTATTTATAATTAAAGGAGTATAGCCTTCAACTCTTAAAGTACTATCTAAAGCCATAAGAATATTTGAAGTTGTGTTTGAATCTAAGCAAGGTACAATTATCCCAATAAATTTATTATTCTTAGCTTTTATTCCTCTAGCAAAAACATTAGGAGCATAACTGTTTTCTTCAATAACTTTTTGAATTTTTTCTCTTGCTTCTTGACTAACATAACCATTATTAAAAAATCTAGAAACTGTACTTTTTCCAACTCCAGAAAGTGTAGCAATATCAAGTATTGTAAGTTTCTTTTCCATTTAAAAATCTCCTTAAATTCATATTTATAATTTCATTATACATCATATATAAAAAAATTAAAATTCTTTTTTATACATGTTTTTAAATAAAACAAAAAATAAAAAATATAAAAAAATTCAAAAAAATATTGACATTTATTAAAAAAAATATTATCTTTTATTATATGGGAACGATACCATAAAAAATTAAAACTGGAGGAAGAAATGGATTTTAATAATGTAGCAGAAGAAATATTAAAGAATATTGGCGGAAAAGAAAACATATCTGTAATGGAGCATTGTGCAACAAGATTAAGAATAGTAGCTAAAGATAATGAAAAAGTTAACGCAGAAGGATTAAAAACTATTAAAGAAATTGGTGGATATTTTTATCAATCAGGACAACATCAAATAATCATTGGAACAGGAAAAGTTAATAAAGTTTTTGATATTTTAAACATTGGAGATATAAAAACAAGCGGGGCTAAACAAGAAGGATATGCTAATTTAAATCCTTTCCAAAAATGTTTAAGAGCTTTAGCAGATGTATTTATACCATTAATTCCAGTATTAGTTGCTACAGGATTATGTATGGGATTAAGAGGATTTTTATTACAACTTGGAATGAAGTTTTCACCAGAAATTTTAACCATGACACAAGTTGTCACTGATACTGTATTCATATTTTTACCAGCTCTAGTAGTTTGGTCAGCTTTCAAAAGATTTGGTGGAACTCCAGCAATAGGAATGGTATTAGGATTAATGCTAATAGCTCCAATGTTACCAAATGCTTGGGATGTTGCCAGTGGAAATGCAATCCCATTAAAATTATGGATATTTAGTATAGAAGGATTCCAAGGAACAATATTACCAGCATTAATAGTGGGAATAGTTGGATCATATATAGAAAAATGGATAAAATCATGGATGCCAAGTGTAGTTGATTTAGTATTTACACCTTTCTTAACAATAATTATTGGTATGCTGGGAGCATTCTTTATAATAGGACCTGTTTTCACATTAATTGAAGATTTGGTAATGAGTTTAATTCAAGGAATAATAGGATTACCTTTTGGGATAGGAGGAGCAATTTTTGGTGGAGTTCAGCAAGCTTTAACTGTTACAGGATTACATCACTCACTTATGATAGTAGAAACTAGTTATTTAGCAAGTAAAGGAATAAATCCATTAAATGCTTTAATAACAGCTTCTATGGCTGGACAGGCTGGAGCAGCTATTGCTTATACAATGTCTATAAAAAATAGAGAAGAAAGAGCTTTAAAATTCTCATCAATAGTTCCTTGTTTCTTCGGAATAACAGAGCCATTATTATTTGGAGTTACATTAACTAATTCAAAAGTATTCTTATCAGGAATGATTGGAGGAGCTGCAGCTGGGATATTTGCAATGATATTTAAAGTAGCACCTTCAGTTATGGGAGTTACATTTATTCCTGCAATACCAGCATATTTAGGAAATAATTTACTTGGATATTTAGCTATGATAGTTGTTGGAATGGGTGTAGGAATGATTTTTACAAAGATACTTGTAAGAAAGGAAAAATAAATGTGGAAAAATAAATTTCATATAGAAGCTGAAAAAGGACTTGTAAATGATCCAAATGGTCTTATATTTTGGAAAGGCGAATATCATGTATTTTATCAGCTTAATCCTAAAAGCTGTGAACACACCTTCAAAAACTGGGCACATATAAAAAGCAAAGATTTAATAAACTGGGAAAAACTTCCAATAGCATTAGCACCAACAGATTGGTTTGATAAAGATGGTTGTTATTCAGGAAGTGCAATAGAAAAAGATGGAAAACTTTATTTGATGTATACTGGAAATGTAAAAAATAATGGTGTAAGAGAAAGTTATCAATGTTTAGCCGTTTCAGAAGATGGAATAAGCTTTAAAAAATTAGGGCCAGTGATACACAACAATGACATTCCAAAAGGATATACCAGACATTTTAGAGATCCAAAATTACTTAGAAAAAATGGAAAATTCTATGTTGTTTTAGGAGCTCAAAGAGAAAATTTAACTGGAACAATATTATTATATAGTTCAAAAGATCTTTTTACTTGGAAATTTGAACAAGAAATTATAAAAGGAGAATTTGGATATATGTGCGAATGTCCAGATTATTATGAAGTAAATAAACAAGGAGTATTAATTTTCTCACCTCAAGGATTAACAGCAAATGGAATATTATATAACAATAGATATCAATCAGGATATATTTTGAGAAATATAAAAGAGACAGAAAAAAATAATTTTATTGAATTAGATAGAGGATTTGAATTTTATGCTCCCCAATCTTTTATTGGAAAAGGCGGAGAAAGAATTATGTTCGGATGGATGGGAATGCCAGAAGAACTGGAACATCCAAGTGTTGAAGAGGGATGGATACATTCACTTACACTTCCAAGAATTATAGAAATAGAAAATAATAAATTATATCAAAGACCACACACTAATCTACAGAAACTTAGAAAA includes:
- a CDS encoding bifunctional dihydroorotate dehydrogenase B NAD binding subunit/NADPH-dependent glutamate synthase, with the translated sequence MFKIIEKKWLNEKICLMRIEARALAESAKPGQFLIVKKDEHGERIPLTICDYDKKEGTVTIIFFVIGKSTEDMAKLEEGDFFQDVAGPLGQESEFLHENIKTLKNKKILFVAGGVGTAPVYPQVKWFNNLGIKVDVIIGAKTKNLIILEEEMKKEAGNVYIATDDGSYGFHGMVTGLIDELIKNQKKHYDHVVAIGPMIMMKFVSLKTKEYNIPTTVSLNPLMVDGTGMCGACRVTVGNKIKFACVDGPEFDGHLVNFDEAMRRQMIYKTEEGRAYLEKKEGDTHHAKGCQCCSHENSSLESLEKGKRVPVREQDPKIRATNFDEVTFGYTLEEAQKEAARCLNCKNPLCMKGCPVSIDIPSFIQKIKEGDIKEAGRILTKYTSLPAVCGRVCPQETQCEGKCVLGIKGEPVAIGKLEKFVGDYLLEHDFEVEKPEKNNHKVAVIGSGPAGLTVAGDLAKMGYDVTVFEALHKTGGVLTYGIPEFRLPKEKIVQKEIENIKKLGVHFTTNEIVGKTFTIDNLLDEKEFEAVFIGSGAGLPKFMGIPGENFNGVFSANEFLTRVNLMKAYLDEYNTPVKAGKKVAVIGGGNVAMDAVRTAKRLGAEAHIVYRRSEKDFPARAEEVHHAKEEGIIIDALTLPKEILADENGNVIGMKCIHTKLGEPDSSGRASFIEIPDSEFIMETDTVIMALGTAPNPLISSTTKGLDINKWKCIVADENGKTSREGVLAGGDAVSGAATVILAMGAGKKAAQAINEYIKNKK
- a CDS encoding LacI family DNA-binding transcriptional regulator translates to MEKKLTILDIATLSGVGKSTVSRFFNNGYVSQEAREKIQKVIEENSYAPNVFARGIKAKNNKFIGIIVPCLDSNTTSNILMALDSTLRVEGYTPLIINTNHNIELEKANLENLWRLNVEAIIVIATEVTQQHKDFIKRTKIPTVFVGQICSNGFSIVNHESAAGKKMGDYIGKSGLKNILYIGVDEKDIMVGKNRRDAVFKVLAKYDVNITEIKSDFTFETTEKLILEYLKNNKPDCIISATDNMAFGAIKAIHSCGFNIPKDISIAGFGGYKVSEIISPRLTTIKFDNEKTGKEAAYSIIKLINNIPIPKIQKIEFDFIKGESVSHLSF
- a CDS encoding PTS transporter subunit EIIC, with product MDFNNVAEEILKNIGGKENISVMEHCATRLRIVAKDNEKVNAEGLKTIKEIGGYFYQSGQHQIIIGTGKVNKVFDILNIGDIKTSGAKQEGYANLNPFQKCLRALADVFIPLIPVLVATGLCMGLRGFLLQLGMKFSPEILTMTQVVTDTVFIFLPALVVWSAFKRFGGTPAIGMVLGLMLIAPMLPNAWDVASGNAIPLKLWIFSIEGFQGTILPALIVGIVGSYIEKWIKSWMPSVVDLVFTPFLTIIIGMLGAFFIIGPVFTLIEDLVMSLIQGIIGLPFGIGGAIFGGVQQALTVTGLHHSLMIVETSYLASKGINPLNALITASMAGQAGAAIAYTMSIKNREERALKFSSIVPCFFGITEPLLFGVTLTNSKVFLSGMIGGAAAGIFAMIFKVAPSVMGVTFIPAIPAYLGNNLLGYLAMIVVGMGVGMIFTKILVRKEK
- a CDS encoding glycoside hydrolase family 32 protein; amino-acid sequence: MWKNKFHIEAEKGLVNDPNGLIFWKGEYHVFYQLNPKSCEHTFKNWAHIKSKDLINWEKLPIALAPTDWFDKDGCYSGSAIEKDGKLYLMYTGNVKNNGVRESYQCLAVSEDGISFKKLGPVIHNNDIPKGYTRHFRDPKLLRKNGKFYVVLGAQRENLTGTILLYSSKDLFTWKFEQEIIKGEFGYMCECPDYYEVNKQGVLIFSPQGLTANGILYNNRYQSGYILRNIKETEKNNFIELDRGFEFYAPQSFIGKGGERIMFGWMGMPEELEHPSVEEGWIHSLTLPRIIEIENNKLYQRPHTNLQKLRKNKITIENLEVNGKVNLEKFNIKGITYEIILKLEELNSDLILNIRAGENNKTVLKYEYKNKLFILDREKSGRGYKGIRKCVLDTLKEIRIFSDTSSIEVYLNNGEEVFTANIYPEKDAENIILEGNNIKVEKIEFYEI